Proteins from a single region of Symphalangus syndactylus isolate Jambi chromosome 12, NHGRI_mSymSyn1-v2.1_pri, whole genome shotgun sequence:
- the DDR2 gene encoding discoidin domain-containing receptor 2 isoform X1: MILIPRMLLVLFLLLPILSSAKAQVNPAICRYPLGMSGGQIPDEDITASSQWSESTAAKYGRLDSEEGDGAWCPEIPVEPDDLKEFLQIDLHTLHFITLVGTQGRHAGGHGIEFAPMYKINYSRDGTRWISWRNRHGKQVLDGNSNPYDIFLKDLEPPIVARFVRFIPVTDHSMNVCMRVELYGCIWLDGLVSYNAPAGQQFVLPGGSIIYLNDSVYDGAVGYSMTEGLGQLTDGVSGLDDFTQTHEYHVWPGYDYVGWRNESATNGYIEIMFEFDRIRNFTTMKVHCNNMFAKGVKIFKEVQCYFRSEASEWEPNAISFPLVLDDVNPSARFVTVPLHHRMASAIKCQYHFADTWMMFSEITFQSDAAMYNNSEALPTSPMAPTTYDPMLKVDDSNTRILIGCLVAIIFILLAIIVIILWRQFWQKMLEKASRRMLDDEMTVSLSLPSDSSMFNNNRSSSPSEQESNSTYDRIFPLRPDYQEPSRLIRKLPEFAPGEEESGCSGVVKPVQPSGPEGVPHYAEADIVNLQGVTGGNTYSVPAVTMDLLSGKDVAVEEFPRKLLTFKEKLGEGQFGEVHLCEVEGMEKFKDKDFVLDVSANQPVLVAVKMLRADANKNARNDFLKEIKIMSRLKDPNIIHLLAVCITDDPLCMITEYMENGDLNQFLSRHEPPNSSSNVPTVSYANLKFMATQIASGMKYLSSLNFVHRDLATRNCLVGKNYTIKIADFGMSRNLYSGDYYRIQGRAVLPIRWMSWESILLGKFTTASDVWAFGVTLWETFTFCQEQPYSQLSDEQVIENTGEFFRDQGRQTYLPQPAICPDSVYKLMLSCWRRDTKNRPSFQEIHLLLLQQGDE, from the exons CTATATGCCGCTATCCTCTGGGCATGTCAGGAGGCCAGATTCCAGATGAGGACATCACAGCTTCCAGTCAGTGGTCAGAGTCCACAGCTGCCAAATATGGAAG GCTGGACTCAGAAGAAGGGGATGGAGCCTGGTGCCCTGAGATTCCAGTGGAACCTGATGACCTGAAGGAGTTTCTGCAGATTGACTTGCACACCCTCCATTTTATCACTCTGGTGGGGACCCAGGGGCGCCATGCAGGGGGTCATGGCATCGAGTTTGCCCCCATGTACAAGATCAATTACAGTCGGGATGGCACTCGCTGGATCTCTTGGAGGAACCGTCATGGGAAACAG GTGCTGGATGGAAATAGTAATCCCTATGACATTTTCCTAAAGGACTTGGAGCCGCCCATTGTGGCCAGATTTGTCCGGTTCATTCCAGTCACCGACCACTCCATGAATGTGTGCATGAGGGTGGAGCTTTACGGCTGCATCTGGCTAG ATGGCTTGGTGTCTTACAATGCTCCAGCTGGGCAGCAGTTTGTACTCCCTGGAGGTTCCATCATTTATCTGAATGATTCTGTCTATGATGGAGCTGTTGGATACAG CATGACAGAAGGGCTAGGCCAGTTGACCGATGGTGTGTCTGGCCTGGACGATTTCACCCAGACCCATGAATACCACGTGTGGCCCGGCTATGACTATGTGGGCTGGCGGAACGAGAGTGCCACCAATGGCTACATTGAGATCATGTTTGAATTTGACCGCATCAGGAATTTCACTACCATGAAG GTCCACTGCAACAACATGTTTGCTAAAGGTGTGAAGATCTTTAAGGAGGTACAGTGCTACTTCCGCTCTGAAGCCAGTGAGTGGGAACCTAATGCCATTTCCTTCCCCCTTGTCCTGGATGACGTCAACCCCAGTGCTCGGTTTGTCACGGTGCCTCTCCACCACCGAATGGCCAGTGCCATCAAGTGTCAATACCATTTTGCTGATACCTGGATGATGTTCAGTGAGATCACCTTCCAATCAG ATGCTGCAATGTACAACAACTCTGAAGCCCTGCCCACCTCTCCTATGGCACCCACCACCTATG ATCCAATGCTTAAAGTTGATGACAGCAACACTCGGATCCTGATTGGCTGCTTGGTGGCCATCATCTTTATCCTCCTggccatcattgtcatcatcctcTGGAGGCAGTTCTGGCAGAAAATGCTGGAGAAG GCTTCTCGGAGGATGCTGGATGATGAAATGACAGTCAGCCTTTCCCTGCCAAGTGATTCTAGCATGTTCAACAATAACCGCTCCTCATCACCTAGTGAACAAGAGTCCAACTCGACTTACGATCGCATCTTTCCCCTTCGCCCTGACTACCAGGAGCCATCTAGGCTGATACGAAAACTCCCAGAATTTGCTCCAGGGGAGGAAGAGTCAG GCTGCAGCGGTGTTGTGAAGCCAGTCCAGCCCAGTGGCCCTGAGGGGGTGCCCCACTATGCAGAGGCTGACATAGTGAACCTCCAGGGAGTGACGGGAGGCAACACATACTCAGTGCCTGCCGTCACCATGGACCTGCTCTCAGGAAAAGATGTGGCTGTGGAGGAGTTCCCCAGGAAACTCTTAACTTTCAAAGAGAAGCTGGGAGAAGGACAGTTTGGGGAG gttcatctctgtgaagTGGAGGGAATGGAAAAATTCAAAGACAAAGATTTTGTCCTAGATGTCAGTGCCAACCAGCCTGTCCTGGTGGCTGTGAAAATGCTCCGAGCAGATGCCAACAAGAATGCCAG GAATGATTTTCTTAAGGAGATAAAGATCATGTCTCGGCTCAAGGACCCAAACATCATCCATCTATTAGCTGTGTGTATCACTGATGACCCTCTCTGCATGATCACTGAATACATGGAGAATGGAGATCTCAATCAGTTTCTTTCCCGCCACGAGCCCCCTAATTCTTCCAGCAATGTACCCACTGTCAG TTACGCCAATCTGAAGTTTATGGCTACCCAAATTGCCTCTGGCATGAAGTACCTTTCCTCTCTTAATTTTGTTCACCGAGATCTGGCCACACGAAACTGCTTAGTGGGTAAGAACTACACAATCAAGATAGCTGACTTTGGAATGAGCAGGAACCTGTACAGTGGTGACTATTACCGGATCCAGGGCCGGGCAGTGCTCCCTATCCGCTGGATGTCTTGGGAGAGTATCTTGCTG GGCAAGTTCACTACGGCAAGTGATGTGTGGGCCTTTGGGGTTACTTTGTGGGAGACTTTCACCTTTTGTCAGGAACAGCCCTATTCCCAGCTGTCAGATGAACAGGTTATTGAGAATACTGGAGAATTCTTCCGAGACCAAGGGAGGCAG ACTTACCTCCCTCAACCAGCCATTTGTCCTGACTCTGTGTATAAGCTGATGCTCAGCTGCTGGAGAAGAGATACAAAGAACCGTCCCTCATTCCAAGAAATCCACCTTCTGCTCCTTCAACAAGGCGACGAGTGA
- the DDR2 gene encoding discoidin domain-containing receptor 2 isoform X2, with amino-acid sequence MSGGQIPDEDITASSQWSESTAAKYGRLDSEEGDGAWCPEIPVEPDDLKEFLQIDLHTLHFITLVGTQGRHAGGHGIEFAPMYKINYSRDGTRWISWRNRHGKQVLDGNSNPYDIFLKDLEPPIVARFVRFIPVTDHSMNVCMRVELYGCIWLDGLVSYNAPAGQQFVLPGGSIIYLNDSVYDGAVGYSMTEGLGQLTDGVSGLDDFTQTHEYHVWPGYDYVGWRNESATNGYIEIMFEFDRIRNFTTMKVHCNNMFAKGVKIFKEVQCYFRSEASEWEPNAISFPLVLDDVNPSARFVTVPLHHRMASAIKCQYHFADTWMMFSEITFQSDAAMYNNSEALPTSPMAPTTYDPMLKVDDSNTRILIGCLVAIIFILLAIIVIILWRQFWQKMLEKASRRMLDDEMTVSLSLPSDSSMFNNNRSSSPSEQESNSTYDRIFPLRPDYQEPSRLIRKLPEFAPGEEESGCSGVVKPVQPSGPEGVPHYAEADIVNLQGVTGGNTYSVPAVTMDLLSGKDVAVEEFPRKLLTFKEKLGEGQFGEVHLCEVEGMEKFKDKDFVLDVSANQPVLVAVKMLRADANKNARNDFLKEIKIMSRLKDPNIIHLLAVCITDDPLCMITEYMENGDLNQFLSRHEPPNSSSNVPTVSYANLKFMATQIASGMKYLSSLNFVHRDLATRNCLVGKNYTIKIADFGMSRNLYSGDYYRIQGRAVLPIRWMSWESILLGKFTTASDVWAFGVTLWETFTFCQEQPYSQLSDEQVIENTGEFFRDQGRQTYLPQPAICPDSVYKLMLSCWRRDTKNRPSFQEIHLLLLQQGDE; translated from the exons ATGTCAGGAGGCCAGATTCCAGATGAGGACATCACAGCTTCCAGTCAGTGGTCAGAGTCCACAGCTGCCAAATATGGAAG GCTGGACTCAGAAGAAGGGGATGGAGCCTGGTGCCCTGAGATTCCAGTGGAACCTGATGACCTGAAGGAGTTTCTGCAGATTGACTTGCACACCCTCCATTTTATCACTCTGGTGGGGACCCAGGGGCGCCATGCAGGGGGTCATGGCATCGAGTTTGCCCCCATGTACAAGATCAATTACAGTCGGGATGGCACTCGCTGGATCTCTTGGAGGAACCGTCATGGGAAACAG GTGCTGGATGGAAATAGTAATCCCTATGACATTTTCCTAAAGGACTTGGAGCCGCCCATTGTGGCCAGATTTGTCCGGTTCATTCCAGTCACCGACCACTCCATGAATGTGTGCATGAGGGTGGAGCTTTACGGCTGCATCTGGCTAG ATGGCTTGGTGTCTTACAATGCTCCAGCTGGGCAGCAGTTTGTACTCCCTGGAGGTTCCATCATTTATCTGAATGATTCTGTCTATGATGGAGCTGTTGGATACAG CATGACAGAAGGGCTAGGCCAGTTGACCGATGGTGTGTCTGGCCTGGACGATTTCACCCAGACCCATGAATACCACGTGTGGCCCGGCTATGACTATGTGGGCTGGCGGAACGAGAGTGCCACCAATGGCTACATTGAGATCATGTTTGAATTTGACCGCATCAGGAATTTCACTACCATGAAG GTCCACTGCAACAACATGTTTGCTAAAGGTGTGAAGATCTTTAAGGAGGTACAGTGCTACTTCCGCTCTGAAGCCAGTGAGTGGGAACCTAATGCCATTTCCTTCCCCCTTGTCCTGGATGACGTCAACCCCAGTGCTCGGTTTGTCACGGTGCCTCTCCACCACCGAATGGCCAGTGCCATCAAGTGTCAATACCATTTTGCTGATACCTGGATGATGTTCAGTGAGATCACCTTCCAATCAG ATGCTGCAATGTACAACAACTCTGAAGCCCTGCCCACCTCTCCTATGGCACCCACCACCTATG ATCCAATGCTTAAAGTTGATGACAGCAACACTCGGATCCTGATTGGCTGCTTGGTGGCCATCATCTTTATCCTCCTggccatcattgtcatcatcctcTGGAGGCAGTTCTGGCAGAAAATGCTGGAGAAG GCTTCTCGGAGGATGCTGGATGATGAAATGACAGTCAGCCTTTCCCTGCCAAGTGATTCTAGCATGTTCAACAATAACCGCTCCTCATCACCTAGTGAACAAGAGTCCAACTCGACTTACGATCGCATCTTTCCCCTTCGCCCTGACTACCAGGAGCCATCTAGGCTGATACGAAAACTCCCAGAATTTGCTCCAGGGGAGGAAGAGTCAG GCTGCAGCGGTGTTGTGAAGCCAGTCCAGCCCAGTGGCCCTGAGGGGGTGCCCCACTATGCAGAGGCTGACATAGTGAACCTCCAGGGAGTGACGGGAGGCAACACATACTCAGTGCCTGCCGTCACCATGGACCTGCTCTCAGGAAAAGATGTGGCTGTGGAGGAGTTCCCCAGGAAACTCTTAACTTTCAAAGAGAAGCTGGGAGAAGGACAGTTTGGGGAG gttcatctctgtgaagTGGAGGGAATGGAAAAATTCAAAGACAAAGATTTTGTCCTAGATGTCAGTGCCAACCAGCCTGTCCTGGTGGCTGTGAAAATGCTCCGAGCAGATGCCAACAAGAATGCCAG GAATGATTTTCTTAAGGAGATAAAGATCATGTCTCGGCTCAAGGACCCAAACATCATCCATCTATTAGCTGTGTGTATCACTGATGACCCTCTCTGCATGATCACTGAATACATGGAGAATGGAGATCTCAATCAGTTTCTTTCCCGCCACGAGCCCCCTAATTCTTCCAGCAATGTACCCACTGTCAG TTACGCCAATCTGAAGTTTATGGCTACCCAAATTGCCTCTGGCATGAAGTACCTTTCCTCTCTTAATTTTGTTCACCGAGATCTGGCCACACGAAACTGCTTAGTGGGTAAGAACTACACAATCAAGATAGCTGACTTTGGAATGAGCAGGAACCTGTACAGTGGTGACTATTACCGGATCCAGGGCCGGGCAGTGCTCCCTATCCGCTGGATGTCTTGGGAGAGTATCTTGCTG GGCAAGTTCACTACGGCAAGTGATGTGTGGGCCTTTGGGGTTACTTTGTGGGAGACTTTCACCTTTTGTCAGGAACAGCCCTATTCCCAGCTGTCAGATGAACAGGTTATTGAGAATACTGGAGAATTCTTCCGAGACCAAGGGAGGCAG ACTTACCTCCCTCAACCAGCCATTTGTCCTGACTCTGTGTATAAGCTGATGCTCAGCTGCTGGAGAAGAGATACAAAGAACCGTCCCTCATTCCAAGAAATCCACCTTCTGCTCCTTCAACAAGGCGACGAGTGA